The nucleotide sequence GCAGCGCGAGTCGAGCCGTGCACCACCGGCAGGTCCGAAACCCGGCATCGCCAGCCCCGCCGGTTCCGGAATAATTCCCCCCCCACCAGTCTTGCAGTGCCGCCATCCCCACGCCACAATCCCACACTCCACCCGGCCGAGTGGCGAAACAGGCAGACGCACAGGACTTAAAATCCTGTGGGACGAAAGTCCCGTGCGGGTTCGAGCCCCGCCTCGGCTAATAACTTACGGCGAATTGAAAGACGGCGAAAAACCCTGATCCATGTATAATCCATGATTGCAATCCGAAATCAGCCGGTCTCGCCCGACCTGAGATTGGGCGGGACGAAAAGGTTGTCCACTGGCTTTTTCAACCGCCTCGCCATGTTCACGTAACCTTTGGTCGTTTCTAGCGACTTGTGCTGCATCAGTGCCTGCAACTGGAACAGGTCCATTTCATCGCCGTTCATCGTGGCGAACCCTCGCCTGATGTCGTGGAATCCGTACCACTTGCCGCCCTTCCCCCCTTTCGGGAGTGGCGTTCCGTCTGCCAGGGTTGCCGCCGCCTGAATCGCTTGGAACGTCGGCCACAGCTCCCGTCGATTCTTGTTCCACGGGAAGACGTGAGTATCGAACGACCCCGACACGAGTTCTAATTGCGCCGCGACCACGGGGTGAAGTGGGATTCTCTCCTCACGCTTCCCTTTGTTTCCGACCACCTCCGCCTGAATTGTGATCGTCCGTTCCTTAAGGTCGATATCCTCCCATCTCAGCGAGAGTAATTGACCGATGCGCCAGCCCGTCATGTAGCCCGTCACCAGCAAGGCTTTCCACCAATCCGGTGCGTTCACATTAGGAATGTCGCTGGGAATCTTCGCGTCCTTACATGCCTGAAAGATCGCTGCGAAGTGGTCAGGAGGAATGTAGGTTGGAATCTTCTTCGGTTGCTTCAGGAATCGGATCTTTGGTTTCTTGGTGATCATCCCCCATTCCTCGGCGATATTCATCACCAGGCGAATGTATCGCAGATCCTTATTCACGGTGGCGGGTGAGAGCTTCTCACCGTCCAGCCCCGGATCTTTCAAACGGTTCGCAATGAACTTGTCGACGAACTCCGTCGTGATGGACGCAACCAATACCGGCTTGGCCACACGCTCGAATGCGTCCAGAGACTGACAAATAGCGGATTGAGACATCGCCTCGAATCGTGACGCCACTTTCTCCATGTACCGAGCCCGAAACGCCTTCCAGGTCGTTTTCCCTTTTGGCTTGTACGTTCCCGTCACCAGCTGGGAATGGATCGTGTCGGCCAGCTTGTTCGCGGCCGTCTTTCCGATCTTGCCAGGCCCGCAGGACTTCGTACGTAGAATTCCCTCCGGGTCGTAGTGGGAGACGTACCAGGATGCCTTCTCCGCACCCTTTGCCTCAACCTGTTTCTTCAGTTGATGAACCCAAGCCCGTTTATCCACGAGCAGTGCCCCGCAAAACAGTGGACGATTTCCCGTCACGCACTCTACCGCTTGATCGATCGCAACTGCTGTTCGAGTAATCGATTCAACAGGGACTCCATTTCGCTTACGTCCACGTCTCCTCGTTGCCATGCGGCATCTGCTGCATCCAGCGCTGCGTAGTAGGGTTGCTTTGCTCCAACAATAAGCTCGGGGACGGTGGGAGAGCCTGGCAGCTCGGTTTGAAGCCCAATGGAAAGCGCCAAATAGGACACCGCTCTCGATGTTCTTCCATTCCCGTCACCGAACGGATGGATCCAGTTCAGTCGCCACATCAAATACGCGGAAACGTGAAAAGGAGAATCAATCTTTGAGTTCGCGTATTCGCACATTTCATACACGAGTTGCGGAACGTCCTCCGGAGGAGGCGGCGAATGCGGCGTATTGGTGATTGAGACAGGATGCTGTCGAAAACGTCCAGCAGATGACCAGATTCCCTTTGTTGCAAACCATTGAAGATCTTTAACAAGCTCAGGCGTTAAATTGAACCGCCAGTTTGATTCTCTAATCAGACGAAGGACTTCGTCAAATTGACGAAGTCCATTCTGAGCTTCAAGAAACGCGACTTCATTTGGATCGTCAATCAACTGAACATGCGTTGTCGGATTGGCCAGTGCAGTGCTTCGTCTCACGATGTGTTTGGCCCTTCAGAATCTGAGATGCGCGTACCACAGTTTCGCGGGTGATATTCTCATTTTCAAAATGCGTGTTGCCGTAGGCGAAACTTTGGCGCTGGGTTTCTCTTTCTTCGTCTGACATCTTGATTTTGCGAGCAGCGGCGATGAGTTCTTCGAGCATAGTCATTTCAAGTCCCTTCCAGACTTAGGGGTATCCCAATCCCTTGGGGCCGAGTTGTTCGGCAAATTCCTTTTTCTGTCAACATCAGATGTTGATCGGCGATTCGCAGTGCAGTTGTCGAGTTCGTCTGGAATGAGCCCTACAACCGCTGCCGACAATGCCTTCCCTGGCCACAATAATTCTACACATGACTTCCTCACAAATGCACTACCGCCATTTTTTTTTGACATTCAGGTAAAATTTTCTTCTTCTGACCGTTTTTTCACCCGTTTAAAGGCTTCTTGTCTAGATGCCATCGAGACAACAAACGGAGGCGGGGCACCCACACCCTCGCGCTCCGTCGTGCTCGATTCTGAATTGCTGCAATTTTTCAAAGATCAGTTCCGGCCATCAGGTCGTCACTCGTCGTTCAGCTTTTCCATGATCCATTCAACGCCGTCGGGGTCGTCATCTTCAAGCTTCTTTAGTTCCTCGACGATCAGCTTCAGGATCCGATGCCGTTCGACCTGCTGTGCCAGGGATGCTTCGACTTCTTCAATGGTCACGCTACAGCCTCCTCTGTCGCTTCCAGTTCTGTTGGGACGTTGCACAGACGGCCATAAACAGAGACGCTACCAGTCTTGTTCTTGCACGCCTCGCGGATTGCCTCCATGAGAATTTCAGCTTCGTAGATCACACGACGATTCTTGATGACGATAAACCGCCCCAGCGGCTTCGGTGGCGTTGATGGTGGCTTCGCCTTGTTCGGCGTTTTCCGTGGTACAGTCTTCACGCTACCGCCTCCTCTGCTGGAGTCTCGGAATTGACCATGCTGGCGATCCGATCCAAGTCTCGGTCGTCAGGCACTGTCTCAATCGCTTCAGCAGCCGCCAGCATCAACGCGGACTGCTCACGAAGCCACTCGGCAACCT is from Schlesneria sp. DSM 10557 and encodes:
- a CDS encoding tyrosine-type recombinase/integrase; protein product: MTGNRPLFCGALLVDKRAWVHQLKKQVEAKGAEKASWYVSHYDPEGILRTKSCGPGKIGKTAANKLADTIHSQLVTGTYKPKGKTTWKAFRARYMEKVASRFEAMSQSAICQSLDAFERVAKPVLVASITTEFVDKFIANRLKDPGLDGEKLSPATVNKDLRYIRLVMNIAEEWGMITKKPKIRFLKQPKKIPTYIPPDHFAAIFQACKDAKIPSDIPNVNAPDWWKALLVTGYMTGWRIGQLLSLRWEDIDLKERTITIQAEVVGNKGKREERIPLHPVVAAQLELVSGSFDTHVFPWNKNRRELWPTFQAIQAAATLADGTPLPKGGKGGKWYGFHDIRRGFATMNGDEMDLFQLQALMQHKSLETTKGYVNMARRLKKPVDNLFVPPNLRSGETG
- a CDS encoding Fic family protein, whose translation is MRRSTALANPTTHVQLIDDPNEVAFLEAQNGLRQFDEVLRLIRESNWRFNLTPELVKDLQWFATKGIWSSAGRFRQHPVSITNTPHSPPPPEDVPQLVYEMCEYANSKIDSPFHVSAYLMWRLNWIHPFGDGNGRTSRAVSYLALSIGLQTELPGSPTVPELIVGAKQPYYAALDAADAAWQRGDVDVSEMESLLNRLLEQQLRSIKR